GGTTTAAGATTAGGACTGCTGTATGTCcggctggaccatcaagaaggttgatcgccgaagaattgatgcttttgaactatggtgctggaggagactcttgagagtcccttggactgcaagaagatcaaacctatccattctcaaagaaatcagccctgagtgttcactagaaggacagatcctgaagttgaggctccagtactttggccacctcatgagaagagaagactccctggaaaagaccctgatgttgggaaagatggagggcacaaggagaaggggacgacagaggacgagatggttggacagtgttctcaaagcgactggcatgagtttggccaaactgcgagaggcagtgaaggataggcgtgcctggcgtgctctggtccatggggtcacgaagagtcggacacgactgaacgactgaacaacaacacatccgGGTTTACCCAAACGCATCCAGGAATCGAGCTGCAAAATGGCGCCCGGGTGGATTTTCGCCCAATCTGCAAAACATCCTGGGAAAACCCGAATGTATGTCAAGGAGGACgactttgtttatatatatatatatatatatatatatatattatatatattatatggaACTAAGAAGGCAAGGACTTTTAAAAGGAATGGGAAAATTTTATAATTACTTAGGAGGCCGTTGTAAGCAAATCCAAACTTTAGCTGGACTGTAAGAATCACTTGTAAAATAACGAAGATTATTGGACAATTTGGAGAAATGGAAATAGCGGAGAACGTATCAATATGTAGTCTTAATTATTGTAATAAGGACCCGTGTTAGGGgatatgtggggtgggggggtggttgGAAGTCACGAGATCCGGAGAATCTCACGAAACGATTATCCAGATTTTCTGACTGTAAATTTCTATTgacaagaataaataaaaaacatttcccaccatttttttaaaaaaacatgcttataaattccaccccccaaaatcttAAATTTCATTTGTGATATGTTCCCCCCCAAAAGGCTCAAACAATTTCGTCCCGCCCCTCCCAAATAACTCAGCAACTTTGTCCAgatttggaatatggcaaccctgtttaaGATCCCAATTAGCaatcaaacaccccccccccccttttgggacACAATGGTGAACTGTGGACTGAGAAACCAAAGGCAGTccatttaaattttctttttttacaaaaaaaacacccttgtGTGCGAAATCTGTttgttctctctctgcccccctcccaccgcCACCCTCCATTGTGAGCCGCATTGCTATCCGTCCTGATGAATTTTTGCTGATGGCCAGCAGGAATAAAACCGGATGGGTTGCTTCTGTTCTGCTTCCTCgtccttttcctttttgcaacTGCAACCGTATATGGAAGGCCCGGCGTCCTTGGTGTGTGATCTCACCTTTGAAAAATGTAAATAGCTGCATTTCCATGTCCCCGTGCCTGTGGCTTTATTAAAACAGAGCACAAAGAGTTTTCTCCTCCTTCTTTAGGCCTTCCCTTGTATGGGAAGACTCCAGAATTTGTGAGATAATATGCGTGCGACGAACATTTCCTCCTCTTTCACAACCGGTGTAGATTTCTCCCTCACAAAACCAGGAAGTGCTTCTTTTCTGTGGCGGGTGGGAGTGTCAGGAATCTGctgtcgaaacaaaacaaaacattaaaaaattccttccagtagcaccttagagaccagctaagtttgttcttggtatgagctttcgtgtgcatgcacacttcttcagatacactgaaacagaagtcaccagacccttaaatatagtgagggagtggggaggggtattactcaaggGCGGTGGGAATGGCTGATTGGCTGATaggagtaatacccctccccactctctcactacataaaagccaatgcaattctgggctgcatcaataggagtatattctgggctgcatcaataggagttcgccagaagcggctttgtcatgctggccacatgacccggaagctgttcgccggctccctcagccagcaacgcgagatgagcgctgcaaccccagaatcggacacgactggacctaatggtcaggggtccctttaccttttttatctatctatctatctataatctaatctaatcagccagccaCATGTCGTTGGggaaacaatcaatcaatcaatcaatttatttattgcattagccctatggccatagcacatagtaaaagaccaggcagtagtaGCCAGACACGATtatacagagaatacaacagatacagttaaaacaattggaagtaaaatcgtactggataaaacaaataaaataaaaaccgctagcgggcgtgacgacagtgtccatgttgggaatatacataagactaaggctaagggaagttggccaaaaaggtggtcctgagtttcagggcctgtaatatgtagatggccactccacgtgaaaccaaggggttggcatccaccagtacatatttcatgcggtcatcatccctggcgatagtcggcgggattagagagagaagcctggatcaTATTGAGGCATacagtgggcagtagaggaagaagtgaataaagtcctctatctttccattgttgcatgggcagagtcgaagatccagaggggtattggaaaatgcaccctgtaggaatgctgtgggaatggcatgaaatcaagctagtgtaaaggcccttctcagcgtaggatccatcagatcactcagatagtgggccagagatctaactgccttcacacgagggaaccatgtggagagtctggccgcattaggtAGTTattgatcaagggcagcgtccctagcaagaatccagtcgcgaattttgtccttgtcccaaacaaacagcctccgtctgcagaacattcaacagtGCAGGCCTGGGCAAGGGAGCCAGCAATTGGCCacacatttgctccataagacgcacagacattccccctttttaggaggaaaaaaatgtttgttatggaacgaaaaatatggTGTTTTTAAATGATAGGCTGTGTTACCCTCTTCCTTCTTGCTTTGTggagctttcccttcctccctctgtcCCCGATCAGGACTAAGCGAacgtttcccttctctctctctctcagcggCCAGTTTGCGATCGTGCGAAAGTGCCGGGAGAAGAAGAGCGGCCTGGAATACGCGGCCAAGTTCATCAAGAAGCGCCGCCTGTCCTCCAGCCGCCGCGGGGTGAGCCGCGAGGAGATCGAGCGGGAGGTCGACATCCTGCGGGAGATCCAGCACCCCAACATCATCACGCTCCACGACATCTTCGAGAACAAGACGGACGTGGTGCTGATCCTGGAGCTGGTCTCCGGCGGGGAGCTCTTCGATTTCCTTGCCGAGAAGGAGTCGCTGACGGAGGAGGAGGCCACGCAGTTCCTCAAGCAGATTTTGGACGGGGTCTACTACCTCCACTCCAAACGCATCGCCCACTTTGACCTCAAGGTGAGATCCTGCGCTAGCAGGGTAAGGAGCTCTGCTGGCCAGCGATTAGGGGCTGCAGCCTGAGCTCCAGATATATGTGGggccacctttgaaggtgactcaaaaatgagaattaataataataataataataataataataataataataataatttattatttgtaccccgcccatctggctggatacccccagccactctgggtggcctccaacagatattaaaatacatttaaaatatcacaggttaaaaacttccctaaacagggctgtctacaggtattttctgaatgtcagttaggtgtttatttcattgacttctgatgggagggtgttccacagggcgggcgccaccaccgagaaggccctctgcctggttccctgtagctttgcttctcgcagtgagggaaccgccagaaggccctcggcgctggatctcagtgtccgggctggacgatgggggtggatgcCCCCAGAATCCAGAATGCAGTTTTTACAAATTAGTTAGGCTGGGCGGCATGCCAGCAGAGCCAGAACCGTGGCTGCAgcaggcgaagaagaagaagaagaagaagaagcacaagagaagagaagagaagagaagaagagtttggatttgatatcccgcttttcactacccgaaggagtcccaaagcggctagcattctcctttcccttcctcccccacaacaaacactctgtgaggtgagtggggctgagagacttcaaagaagtgtgactagcccaaggtcacccagcagctgcatgtggaggagtggagacgcaaacccggttccccagattacgagtctaccgctcttaaccactacaccacactggctctcacactggagaAGGCGGAAGAGGGCAAGCCGAGAGGGACCAAGCGCAGCCCTTCCCCAGACGTGCAGCGCATGGGCGGGCACCGGCAGGTCCCAGGCAAGCGGGCAGCTCTGCTCCTCTGTTGGGCGCACCCCTTGCCCAAGGATACCCTCCAGGAGGGAGCTCCTAGGGAAGTACCGGTATGGGCCAGATAAACTCCCGGCTCCAGCTGCTAGGAGGGTGGCAGCCACACGGCCTCAGCAAGGGAGGCCTGAGGTGGGGGCACCGACTTGCGCCCCCTCCAAAATCTGTGCCACTCACCCCTCACAGCACACCACTGCCTCTGGGACAAAAACACTGCCATACATTTCCTGGGAACCGTTTCCAAAGTCTGCACAGAGTTGCAGAACACCGAATCGGAGCCGAAGCCAAGGGAACTCCTCGCAAGAGTCGCTTTTCAATGACCTCTCCTGATATTTCCTGCTCTCTAGTTAGACTAGTTTCGGAGAACTTTTGGGGTGTTCTTATTGGCCTTGGGATCCACAATTTTCTGAAtgctcaggtggcgctgtggtctaaaccacagagcctggggctcgccgatcagaaggtcggcggttcgaatccctgcaatgacggggtgagcttccgttgctcagtcaagaacactgtccaaccatctcgtcctctgtcgcccccttctccttgtgccctccatctttcccaacatcagggtcttttccagggagtcttctcttctcatgaggtggccaaagtactggagcctcagcttcaggatctgcccttccagtgagcactcagggctgatttctttaaggatggataggtttgatcttcttgcagtccatgggactctcaagagtctcctccagcaccataattcaaaagcatcaattcttcagcaatcagccttctttgtggtccagctctcacttccgtacattactactgggaaaaccatagctttaactatacggacctttgtcggcaaggtggtgtctctgttttttaagatgctgtctaggtttgtcattgctttcctcccaagaagcaggcgtcttttaatttcgtggctgctgtcaccatctgcagtgatcatggagcccaagaaagtaaaatctctcactgcctccatttcttccccttctatttgccaggaggtgatgggaccggtggccatgatcttagtttttttggtcgtcttaacatttgatgtttctgttttttatattctgttggaagcagcttgtaaataataaaacaacattaCCTTGAACCTCTGGCTGCAGAGGCATGGTGCTCATGTGCTCCCCCAATGTTTCCTCCTCCCAGCCTGAAAACATCATGCTCCTCGACAAGAACGTCCCAAGCCCTCGAATCAAGCTGATCGACTTTGGGATTGCCCACAAGATTGAAGCAGGGAACGAGTTCAAAAACATCTTCGGCACTCCCGAGTTTGTAGGTATGTGTGTGGGACCAGGATGTTTGGGGAGCACAATGGACTGGGGTGGGTGATGGGTGAGGGGCGAGCAAGCAAGCAGGGGAAACCCTCAGCCTGGAGAGGAGGGTATGGTCTAAACCAGTggtcctcaaccttgggtccccagatgtttttagcctacaactcccatcaaccctagctagcaagactagtggtcagggatgatgggagttgtagtccaaaaacatctggggacccaaggttgaggacctctggtctaaaccactgagcctcttgggcttgccgatcggaaggtcgtcggttcgaatccctgcagcggagtgagctcccgtcgctctgtcccagctcctgccaacctagcagctcgaaagcacaccagtgcaagtagataaataggtaccgctgcggcaggaaggtaaatggcgtttccgtgagctctggtttccatcacggtgtcccattgcgccagaagcggtttagtcctgctggccatgtgactcggaaagctgtctgcggacaaacgccagctccctcggcctgaaagcgagatgagcgccgcaaccccacagtcgcctttgactggacttaaccatccaggggtcctctacctttacttttacctatccTCCACATATCTGGAGCCACAAAGTATTTGAGAGGCAGATGCAGGGATCCTGGTTGGTTGTGGTTTTCTGTCCCCcaaaatgctgcttttttttCTCATCCCTCTCCAAAGCTCCAGAAATAGTCAACTACGAACCTTTGGGCCTGGAGGCTGATATGTGGTGAGTAAAATAAGCTTGGCTTAGGTTTCCTGTGGAATTTAatgctttataataataataataataattattattattattattattagtagtagtagtagtagtagtatttaatGCACAGTGACTTCACTGTGGGAATCTCCTTCGCTGGAGATTTTTCAatggaggttgggtggccatctgtcaggaattaaTCACCTGCGATTCCTGCAGATTAAATGAacttccggggggtgggggggccttccaactccacagtttcaatgggtttttatttgtttatgaaCCGGTTCCCAAGGTCTGTAGCACCTGGGCCTGGGAAGAGAACTTCAGGAAAGCTCCTGGGCAGATTCTGCAAATCAGCCCTATTCCtgcctctgtttttgttttatctacACTGTCCCCTGAGTGGGGAgcaccgagagccagtgtggtgtagtggttaagagcggtagactcataatctggtgaaccgggttcgcgtccccgctcctccacatgcagctgctgggtgaccttgggctagtcacacttctctgaagtctctcagccccactcacctcacagagtgtttgttgtgggggaggaagggaaaggagaatgttagccgctttgagacttcttcgggtagggAAGCAACGAAATTCCtcagttgctatatcaactcaaataaggcactccacgtAATTTAATAAATGCCGacaaacacaatacaatacaggacaatataagaaataaaataagatgaattCAGAGTCCGGAGTTTCCATTGGAGGCCAAAATTGCTCTGGGAAAGAAACCGTTCTTGAGACGGttcgttctcgccttcattgttctgtatctctgtcccagtggcagaagctcaaagaaacagtgaccagggtgcgatgggtctcttgatacaggtgaaactcaaaaaatcagaatatcgtggaaaggttcatttctttcagtaattcaacttaaaaggtgaaactaatataagagatatatttgttataattgtgatgattatggcgtacagctgatgagaaccccaaattaacaatctcaactttgggtttttcatcagctgtacgccataatcatcacaattataacaagcaaaggcttgacatatctcgctttgcatgtcatgagtctatctcatatattaaactccattagctaatgaaaacaactgcttacataaatggacttttccacgatattctcatttttcgagtttcacctgtaggccaTAGAGGGAGGTGGACTCCCTCCTGTGTAAGCAACTCTGCCATTCGCTTAGAACTTAAGATCCCCTCCTTAGAGATTCTGATGTGGAGACATGCCTTTAATTATTGGCTGTCCCTTTGGCATAAATTGCCAAATTACCATCTTATTCAGTGCCTTTGGAGAGATGAATTCTCCAGCCCATgggcaacaaaaatccattccaaactgttgtcttatggaatctctccttccaatatactaaatttagatctaattacagctaaaaaggtcatcaaacaaagattggaggaggtggatttgcaacaaaatcttactacAGGTGGAGGTACATGTTCTCCGATAAATCTGGGCATTACACCTATGTCCCAGATACCTCGATATCTGTCTACCAGCTGTTGAGTCGAGTGGGGAGCCCCAAGTGTCGTCGGGCCGCAAGTCCCCATCACCCCTAAGTTAGCTAGGGCAGAGTCCGGCAGCATTTGCGGGGCGGTGGGGGTGTTGCAGATCGCCCACCCTATGTTTCTGCATCTTTTGGGACATTTCAAGGCTAGTATGTtaattcttctttccttttccttccctcctcccaggAGCATCGGGGTCATCACCTACATCCTGTGAGTATTTCAAAACAGAATACGTTGCTGTCCctccaaggggcagggttcttttggggtCTGGATCCAacgaacacaccaatggaagaagaacaaatacagtggtgtggcgatcacccaaacttaggaatggcacagAAGGAGTTAACAGGAATGAcgagtaagaacctttagggggcggagttatgtgggctatataaacccctcctggggaaggaagagagttcTTAGTTCGTTGGTTCTTTGTTCTTTGGTTCGttagtcttttggttctttagtcttgagtcttttggggcttgttgtggatATTGAGCGGTGGGAAGacgggtggcaagggaaggagtaggaacaggggatgggagaaatcgttgggcactgttgttaacaagaacacaaccaagaaagtactgtttattcagaaaccacatgcttattcagaaaccacatgcttgacggtccgttgatacctgcactcaccactttattaattaaccgctgccaccaaccagtctgtctggtatttacttcactcagttcaggcaaggagaatattggaacaaaactgttttatttgaagtttagtacataagcatatggtttctgaataaacagtactttcttggttgtgttcttgttaacaacagtgcccaacgatttctcccagtgtggtgtagtggttaagagcggtagactcgtaatcaggggaaccgggttcgattccccgctcctccacatgcagctgctgggtgactttgggccagtcacacttctttgaagtttctcagccccactcacctcacagagtgtttgttgtggggggaggaaggaaaaggagattgttagccgctttgagactccttcgggtagggataaagcgggatatcaaatccaaactcttcttcttcttcttcttcttctccgccccctaaaggttcttactggtcaTTCCTGTTAACTCCTTctgtgccattcctaagtttgggtgatcgccacaagTGGTATCTCACAAGACGAAATCAATTAATTTTTTATCCTTTCGCCCTCGCAGCTTAAGCGGCGCCTCCCCGTTCTTGGGCGAAACGAAGCAGGAAACGTTGACCAACATTTCTGCCGTCAACTACGACTTTGACGAGGAGTATTTTAGCAACACCAGCGAACTGGCGAAGGACTTCATTCGGCGGCTGCTCGTCAAGGATCCCAAGTACGAGACTCGGGTGACGGGTTATGTGTGTCTTTGCGTGTGAGGGGAGAGGCAAGAGGGCAGGAAACAGATTGTTTTACTTTTGAGTGCTTCTATCCATCTCTTCAGTccaaacctccaagggaggagagtccacaacctcttaaGGGGAGACCATGGCGCTGCCGAATAGCTCTCGCCGTCAGAAGTTCTTCCGAcaaactagttttttttttttaataaaacaaaactttattaattttcaaacgattacaaccaaaaaaaaaaagactttaagACACATCATCTACAAatacaaaatcaaatcaaatgaaaACCTCATACAGAGAGAATTCCCCATTCCCCCATTGTCTCCCCCCGACAAACTATTAAAAcgtaaatacagtcatacctcaggttacaataCCTgagggttgcgttttttcaggtcacgcatgcgcgatatcgccgctcgggttgcggacttttcggggtgcgaacggcaccccggaacggatcgtgtccgcaacccgaggtgccactgtaaaatACATCAGAACACATTTATAAAGCTCCCccactctttcccccctttctgtaatttttattacattttctgttttacattttagaacattcatttaaacaaccttaaaaatatcaatggcttcccttcttctctttccacggttcattttacaAAACATGAATCCCTGCGTAAGccgttattacatccatcaaaacttattcacactgttgaatttatcttaatgctgcccacgtttccAGATAATCACAATTTTCCTCCCGTATACTCAACAAACGTTTTCCGATCTTccctaaacatatgttcttcttgttctcttattcttaatcgaacccctgttaaaaaatctaccaggccgttcaattgaaatgctgactagatacttaattgaggacaccaacccagagcgaactatgactgtagctaaattttgctatcatgcggcaagactgagacgtgtcatgacatcaactgacaacagcgataaagccgtccaccaagccatagcagataatacttaaatggaattatctcccattaaattttagcttaatttttatctaacatgggatctgaaatagtattgttaaaagatgatatttaagaaatatttatattatgtactattgttttattttctcttttgctggtctatgaccgtaataaagttttttattattgttctcttattctatatcaggggtcggcaaactttttgagcagggggccggtccactgtccctcagaccttgtggggggccggactatatttttttgggggggggcgaacgaattcctatgccccacaaataacccaaagatacattttaaataaaaggacacattttactcctgtaaaaataccaggcaggccccacaaataacccagagatgcattttaaataaaagggcacattctactcatgtcaaaacaccaggcaggcccaacaaataacccagagatgcattttaagtaaaaggacacattcttctcatgtaaaaacatgctgattcctggactgtctgcaggccggatttagaaggcgattgggccggatccccgggccttagtttgcctacccatgttctatatgttaggtccgcaagctgcgcatattccatcaatttaaaTTGCCATTactctttagttgggacctcgcttgttttcaattttggggctaacaaaacacgggccgcagtagtggcatacatacgTACATTCTTTAATTCGACCGTCcgtcataaaaaaaaaacaattgtacagaattttaaaaaacctctgaaggaactttgaagagccatctgtcaggaatgctttgatggtgtttcctgcttggcagggggttggactggatggcccttggggtctcttccaactctaggattctatgattctaagaactttctgacggcaaGAGCTGTCCGAGAGTGGAACGGACTTCTGTGGAAGGTGCTGGGCTCTCCTTCTTTTAGGCAGAAGTTGCGTGGCCATTCTGCCAAGCATTGTTCCggtaggattcctgcattgcaaggggtttaGAAtaacagaagagggcaaccaaaatggttaaaggcctggaaacaatgccttatgaggaacggcttagggagctgggtaggtttagcctggagaagagaagcttaaggagtgatatgatagccgtgttcaaatatataaaaggatgtcatagagaggagggagaagggttgttttctgctgctccagagaagcggacacggggcaatggattcaaactacaagaaagaagattccacctaaaccttaggaagaacttcctgacagtaattgctgttggacagtgggatttgctgccaaggagtgtggtggagtctccttctttggaggtctttaagcggaggcttgacagccatctgtcaggaatgctttgacggtgtttcctgtttggcagggggttggactggatggctcttggggtctcttccaactctaggattctatgattctatgagaactgTTTAGTCGCAATGGCCGGGTCCAACTCCACAGTGCTAATGAACTGACCTCTGCTCCTCGTACCGTTTCAGGAAGCGGATGACGATCGACCAGAGTCTGGAGCACCCGTGGATTAAGGTAAAAACCGAGATGTTTCAGAATGTTGGCTTGCGGTTCCTAAGCTTATTTTTCACCTGCTCTCGAACCAGGTAGGCTTCCAGATTTGTAAGATCggtagcaaagaagaagaagagtttggatttgatatcccgctttatcactacccgaaggagcctcaaagcggctcacattctcctttcccttcctccccccacaacaaacactgtgggaggtgagtggggctgagacttctgctgcttctttggcgatccctcgtagccgagtaagattgtcttccatcaacacggttttaacaatgagtccgttagtgattgtggaggccagttctggacccacccgtccttccacagtggagatataggttcccgggcgggagtcaatcaatcaatttatttattgcattagccatatggccgtagcacctagtaaaagaccaggcagtggcctggcacaattatacaaagaatacaacatatacagttaaaacattggaagtaaaatcgtgctggaaaatacaaataaaataaaaagcaatagcagggcatgacgacagagtccatgtcaggaagatacataagactaaggctaagggaagttagccaaaaaggtggtcctgagtttcagggcctgtaatatgtagatggccactccacatgaaaccaaggggttggcatccgccagtaagtatttcatgcggtcaacgtccctggcgatagtcggtgggatt
The genomic region above belongs to Lacerta agilis isolate rLacAgi1 chromosome 18, rLacAgi1.pri, whole genome shotgun sequence and contains:
- the DAPK3 gene encoding death-associated protein kinase 3 — encoded protein: MSTFRQENVEDYYEMEEELGSGQFAIVRKCREKKSGLEYAAKFIKKRRLSSSRRGVSREEIEREVDILREIQHPNIITLHDIFENKTDVVLILELVSGGELFDFLAEKESLTEEEATQFLKQILDGVYYLHSKRIAHFDLKPENIMLLDKNVPSPRIKLIDFGIAHKIEAGNEFKNIFGTPEFVAPEIVNYEPLGLEADMWSIGVITYILLSGASPFLGETKQETLTNISAVNYDFDEEYFSNTSELAKDFIRRLLVKDPKKRMTIDQSLEHPWIKVIKRRNVRNEDNGKKPERRRLKTTRLKEYTIKSHSSMPPNNTYVNFERFSKVMEEVAAAEEGLRELQRSKKSFREDIEALRSIYEEKELWYREENEAVGQDLRQIRQEMQKTEALKRQAQEEARSASLAANGLKRRYRKLENRYEALAKQLASEMKFVQELVRSIELEKLRGGEGDCGIR